In the Deinococcus ficus genome, one interval contains:
- a CDS encoding P-II family nitrogen regulator: MKLVTAIVRPERVQQVKEALFRAGISGLTLSRVSGHGGEQEIVEHYRGRRVMVEFRDKVEVRMAVSDAFVDAAVQAIVQGARTGEVGDGKIFVQPLERVIRIRTGEQDTAALTPVTETKLTPA, translated from the coding sequence ATGAAACTCGTCACCGCCATCGTCCGGCCCGAACGGGTCCAGCAGGTCAAGGAGGCCCTGTTCCGCGCCGGCATCAGCGGCCTCACCCTCAGCCGCGTCAGCGGCCACGGCGGCGAACAGGAGATCGTCGAGCACTACCGCGGCCGCCGCGTGATGGTGGAATTCCGCGACAAGGTCGAGGTCCGCATGGCCGTCAGCGACGCCTTCGTGGACGCCGCCGTGCAGGCCATCGTGCAGGGCGCCCGCACCGGCGAGGTCGGCGACGGAAAGATCTTCGTGCAGCCCCTCGAACGCGTCATCCGCATCCGCACCGGCGAGCAGGACACCGCCGCGCTCACGCCCGTCACCGAGACGAAACTCACGCCCGCCTGA
- a CDS encoding isoprenyl transferase: MPGKPVHTALRTLQRTRSAVRGALLWGYEQRLVRDVRGHGKMPQHLGLILDGNRRFARAAGMQREMGHSFGAEKAHEVLQWCLELGIPAVTIWVLSTDNSSRDPSELAHILNLLEQEARNLATDPRIHANHVRVRAIGQHEKFPPNVLAALSELEAKTAHYQGMRLNIAVGYGGREEIVDAVKAHLSTQAQAGRTLTDVITALTPDDVSAHLYSADIPDPDFIIRTSGEIRLSGFMLWQSVYSEYYFCDVYWPGFRRVDFLRALREFQGRERRFGR; encoded by the coding sequence ATGCCCGGAAAGCCTGTCCACACCGCCCTGCGCACCCTTCAACGCACGCGGAGCGCGGTCCGGGGCGCGCTCCTGTGGGGCTACGAGCAGCGGCTGGTCCGCGATGTGCGAGGACACGGCAAGATGCCGCAGCACCTGGGCCTAATCCTGGACGGCAACCGCCGCTTCGCCCGGGCGGCCGGCATGCAGCGCGAGATGGGCCACTCCTTCGGCGCGGAAAAGGCGCACGAGGTGCTGCAGTGGTGCCTGGAACTGGGCATCCCGGCCGTGACCATCTGGGTGCTCAGCACCGACAATTCCAGCCGCGACCCCAGCGAACTGGCGCACATCCTGAACCTCCTGGAGCAGGAGGCGCGGAACCTCGCGACCGACCCGCGCATCCACGCCAACCACGTCCGCGTGCGGGCCATCGGACAGCACGAGAAGTTCCCCCCGAACGTCCTGGCCGCCCTGAGCGAACTGGAAGCGAAGACCGCGCACTACCAGGGCATGCGCCTGAACATCGCCGTCGGTTACGGCGGCCGCGAGGAGATCGTGGACGCCGTGAAAGCCCACCTGAGCACCCAGGCGCAGGCCGGCCGGACCCTGACCGACGTGATCACCGCCCTGACGCCCGACGACGTGAGCGCGCACCTGTACAGCGCGGACATTCCCGACCCGGACTTCATCATCCGGACCAGCGGCGAGATCCGCCTGAGCGGGTTCATGCTGTGGCAGAGCGTGTACTCCGAATATTACTTCTGCGACGTGTACTGGCCCGGGTTCCGCCGCGTGGACTTCCTGCGGGCCCTGCGGGAATTCCAGGGCCGGGAACGCCGCTTCGGCCGCTGA
- the truA gene encoding tRNA pseudouridine(38-40) synthase TruA, translating to MTHPSPPIPGPRDFRPPDGHRRLKLTVAWDGRAYAGWQSQPNAASVQDALHAAFGRLGAAAFRPVAAGRTDAGVHAEAMPAHVDVPEAFRVPVAKLARALNAHLPANVAVLHAAEAPAGFHARFSCTERRYTYRLLCAPQRHPLWEGRALHVPAPLDAAAMNAAAAHLTGTHDFAAFATQEDRQTVRELRALAVHPGEGVWEVRVAGESFLRHMVRGLVGTLLLVGQGRLAPDAVPDILRSGQRAQAGANVPPHGLYFTGARYDR from the coding sequence ATGACCCACCCGTCCCCCCCCATTCCCGGCCCCCGCGACTTCCGCCCACCGGACGGGCACCGGCGCCTGAAGCTGACGGTCGCCTGGGATGGCCGGGCGTACGCCGGCTGGCAATCCCAGCCGAACGCCGCCAGCGTGCAGGACGCCCTGCATGCCGCGTTCGGCCGGCTGGGGGCGGCGGCCTTCCGGCCGGTCGCGGCCGGGCGCACCGACGCGGGCGTGCACGCCGAGGCGATGCCGGCGCACGTGGACGTCCCGGAGGCCTTCCGGGTGCCGGTGGCGAAACTCGCCCGGGCCCTGAACGCCCACCTGCCGGCAAACGTGGCGGTACTGCACGCCGCGGAGGCGCCGGCCGGCTTTCACGCGCGGTTTTCCTGCACGGAGCGGCGGTACACGTACCGGCTGCTGTGCGCCCCGCAGCGTCACCCGCTGTGGGAGGGCCGCGCCCTGCACGTTCCGGCGCCTCTGGACGCGGCCGCGATGAATGCCGCAGCGGCCCACCTGACCGGCACGCACGACTTCGCGGCGTTCGCCACGCAGGAGGACCGCCAGACCGTGCGGGAGCTGCGGGCCCTGGCGGTTCACCCGGGCGAGGGCGTCTGGGAGGTGCGGGTGGCGGGCGAGAGTTTCCTGCGGCACATGGTGCGCGGACTGGTGGGCACGCTGCTGCTGGTCGGACAGGGCCGGCTGGCGCCGGACGCCGTGCCGGACATCCTGCGCAGCGGGCAGCGGGCACAGGCGGGCGCGAACGTGCCCCCGCACGGCCTGTACTTCACCGGCGCCCGCTACGACCGCTAA
- a CDS encoding NAD-dependent malic enzyme, translating into MARISRYYDVNRDEDGHRYIDVKVTGFPLLHLPLLNKATAFTDGERQRLGLEGLLPPGVSSLDEQKHRSYLRFRQQSSPLEKHAYLRALQDQNEILYFAMLEDHLEEMLPIIYTPTVGEAVQQFSRLYRSPRGLAVSTRNVLRAPQLLQNVHQEDVRMIVATDSSAILGIGDQGFGGMAISIGKLSLYTVAGGVGPDKTLPVELDVGTNRQDLIEDPLYIGERHARLTGKAYDDFIDAFVRAVQDRYPKAIIQWEDFSKDAAFHVLERYRKVVPSFNDDIQGTGAVTLAGVLRACALKGEALRDQVVAIHGAGAGGAGVAAAIREGMRREGLTEDEIAARVFVLDSRGLLTSDRAMEDYKRPLATPAAVAAAWSGKDLLSVVREGRVTVLLGLSGQGGIFSEPVVRAVGANTERPVVFPLSNPTANTEALPEDVLRWTEGRAIVATGSPFPDVEWDGVNHQIGQGNNAFIFPGLGFAAVLTRAAEITDAMVTAAAYALAEYTAQAWPGRTYPPTRALRAASRRVALRVARQAIEDGVAREEKVRHLDDAGLEAFIERRFWLPKYLPYRTAPDASPDAT; encoded by the coding sequence ATGGCACGCATCTCCAGGTACTACGACGTGAACCGCGACGAGGACGGGCACCGCTATATCGACGTGAAGGTCACGGGCTTCCCGCTGCTGCACCTGCCCCTGCTGAACAAAGCCACCGCCTTCACCGACGGTGAGCGCCAGCGCCTGGGCCTGGAGGGCCTGCTGCCGCCCGGCGTGAGCAGCCTCGACGAACAGAAACACCGCTCGTACCTGCGCTTCCGCCAGCAGAGCTCCCCGCTGGAAAAACACGCCTACCTGCGCGCCCTGCAGGACCAGAACGAGATCCTGTACTTCGCGATGCTCGAGGACCACCTGGAGGAGATGCTGCCCATCATCTACACCCCCACGGTGGGAGAGGCCGTGCAGCAGTTCTCCCGGCTGTACCGCAGCCCGCGCGGTCTGGCGGTCAGCACCCGCAACGTACTGCGCGCCCCGCAACTCCTCCAGAACGTGCACCAGGAGGACGTGCGCATGATCGTCGCCACCGACTCCAGCGCCATCCTCGGCATCGGGGACCAGGGCTTCGGCGGCATGGCGATCAGCATCGGGAAACTCAGCCTGTACACCGTCGCCGGCGGCGTCGGGCCCGACAAGACCCTCCCGGTGGAACTGGACGTCGGCACCAACCGCCAGGACCTGATCGAGGACCCCCTGTACATCGGCGAGCGCCACGCCCGCCTGACCGGCAAGGCGTACGACGACTTCATCGACGCGTTCGTGCGGGCCGTGCAGGACCGCTACCCCAAGGCGATCATCCAGTGGGAGGACTTCAGCAAGGACGCCGCCTTCCACGTCCTGGAGCGCTACCGCAAGGTCGTGCCCAGCTTCAACGACGACATCCAGGGCACCGGGGCGGTCACGCTGGCCGGTGTGCTGCGCGCCTGCGCGCTCAAAGGCGAGGCGCTGCGCGACCAGGTGGTCGCCATTCACGGCGCCGGGGCCGGCGGGGCCGGGGTGGCCGCCGCCATCCGCGAGGGCATGCGCCGCGAGGGCCTCACCGAGGACGAGATCGCCGCCCGGGTGTTCGTGCTCGACTCCCGCGGGCTGCTCACCAGCGACCGCGCCATGGAGGACTACAAGCGCCCGCTGGCCACGCCGGCCGCCGTGGCCGCCGCCTGGAGCGGCAAGGACCTGCTGTCCGTGGTGCGCGAGGGCCGCGTGACCGTCCTGCTGGGCCTCAGCGGGCAGGGCGGGATCTTCAGCGAACCGGTCGTGCGGGCGGTCGGCGCGAACACCGAACGGCCCGTGGTGTTCCCCCTGAGCAACCCCACCGCGAACACCGAAGCGCTCCCCGAGGACGTCCTGCGCTGGACGGAGGGGCGGGCCATCGTCGCCACCGGCAGCCCCTTCCCGGACGTGGAATGGGACGGCGTGAACCACCAGATCGGGCAGGGCAACAACGCCTTCATCTTCCCCGGGCTGGGCTTCGCGGCCGTGCTGACCCGCGCCGCGGAGATCACCGACGCCATGGTCACCGCCGCCGCCTACGCCCTGGCCGAGTACACCGCGCAGGCCTGGCCGGGCCGCACCTACCCGCCCACCCGCGCCCTGCGCGCCGCGAGCCGCCGCGTGGCCCTGCGCGTGGCCCGGCAGGCCATCGAAGACGGCGTGGCCCGCGAGGAGAAGGTCCGCCACCTGGACGACGCCGGCCTGGAAGCGTTCATCGAGCGCCGCTTCTGGCTGCCGAAGTACCTGCCGTACCGCACCGCGCCTGACGCCAGCCCGGACGCTACCTGA
- a CDS encoding DUF4384 domain-containing protein yields MKRNLTATLALTAAALVGNAAAQGKISAQSIIVNPTQPDLAVSVTVNKDASGNANPTYRIGEKITVSATVNRDAYVYLFNVNADGTTDQILPNRLGGDNFVKAGTTKTFPAPGDNFTFDIGGPVGQNKVLALASLTPLNLEQISQFRTAQDQFATVSARTQAGFAQALSIVVNPLPQNSWVSDTAFYNVVNQAPVSTGALFIGTNVDATVILNGQRLGGSNVTYANLRPGTYPVRIQAPGYNDFATTVTVRQGAVTNLNVDLTPTQPVYTTQPSTGNPILDLIGGLLGLNTQVSDPARSANDQKVADLQRQGYTLQGTRQTTTGYVSTLVKGGSTVTVTVTRGANRTLSVQVTETTTYRY; encoded by the coding sequence ATGAAACGGAACCTGACCGCCACCCTGGCCCTGACCGCCGCCGCCCTCGTGGGCAATGCCGCCGCGCAGGGCAAGATCAGCGCCCAGAGCATCATCGTGAACCCCACCCAGCCGGACCTCGCGGTCAGCGTGACCGTGAACAAGGACGCCTCCGGCAACGCCAACCCCACCTACCGCATCGGCGAGAAGATCACCGTCAGCGCCACCGTGAACCGCGACGCGTACGTGTACCTGTTCAACGTGAACGCCGACGGCACCACCGACCAGATCCTCCCCAACCGCCTGGGCGGCGACAACTTCGTCAAGGCCGGCACCACCAAGACCTTCCCCGCCCCCGGTGACAACTTCACCTTCGACATCGGCGGCCCCGTCGGCCAGAACAAGGTCCTGGCCCTCGCCAGCCTGACCCCGCTGAACCTGGAACAGATCAGCCAGTTCCGCACCGCGCAGGACCAGTTCGCCACCGTGAGCGCCCGCACCCAGGCCGGCTTCGCGCAGGCGCTGAGTATCGTCGTGAACCCCCTGCCGCAGAACAGCTGGGTCAGCGACACCGCCTTCTACAACGTCGTGAACCAGGCCCCGGTCAGCACCGGCGCGCTGTTCATCGGCACGAACGTGGACGCCACCGTGATCCTCAACGGCCAGCGTCTGGGCGGCAGCAACGTCACCTACGCCAACCTGCGCCCCGGCACCTACCCCGTGCGCATCCAGGCCCCCGGGTACAACGACTTCGCCACCACCGTTACCGTCCGCCAGGGCGCCGTCACGAACCTGAACGTGGACCTGACCCCCACCCAGCCCGTGTACACCACCCAGCCCAGCACCGGTAACCCCATCCTGGACCTGATCGGCGGCCTGCTCGGCCTGAACACCCAGGTCAGCGACCCCGCCCGCAGCGCCAACGACCAGAAGGTCGCCGACCTGCAGCGCCAGGGCTACACCCTGCAGGGCACCCGTCAGACCACCACCGGCTACGTGAGCACGCTGGTCAAGGGCGGCAGCACCGTGACCGTCACCGTGACCCGCGGCGCGAACCGCACCCTGAGCGTGCAGGTGACCGAAACCACCACCTACCGCTACTGA
- a CDS encoding DUF4126 domain-containing protein translates to MELLSGLLSSLGLSGAAGLNAFIPLLVVGLLDRLGVMTLAEPYDLLASPWVLLGVAVLGALDFVGDKIPGVDHLLHLAGGVVNTAAGAVLFASQAGIAEVPPSLSLILGVVVAGGVHATRAAVRPVATATTGGLGNPVVSTAEDGLSLGMSLLAVFIPVLGALALVGVLFLGFSLWGRRRRRRRAL, encoded by the coding sequence ATGGAACTGCTGTCCGGTCTGCTCTCCTCGCTGGGCCTGTCGGGCGCGGCGGGCCTGAACGCGTTCATTCCGCTGCTGGTGGTGGGACTGCTGGACCGCCTGGGCGTGATGACCCTGGCCGAACCGTACGACCTGCTCGCCAGCCCGTGGGTGCTGCTGGGCGTGGCGGTGCTGGGCGCGCTGGATTTCGTGGGGGACAAGATTCCGGGCGTGGACCACCTGCTGCACCTGGCGGGCGGCGTGGTGAACACGGCGGCGGGCGCGGTGCTGTTCGCGTCGCAGGCCGGCATCGCGGAGGTCCCGCCGTCCCTGAGTCTGATCCTGGGCGTGGTGGTGGCGGGCGGCGTGCACGCCACGCGCGCGGCGGTGCGACCGGTGGCGACGGCCACGACGGGCGGCCTGGGCAACCCGGTGGTGAGCACCGCCGAGGACGGCCTGAGCCTGGGCATGAGCCTGCTGGCGGTGTTCATTCCGGTGCTGGGGGCCCTGGCGCTGGTCGGGGTGCTGTTCCTGGGCTTCAGTCTGTGGGGTCGCCGGCGCCGGCGCCGCCGGGCGCTGTAG
- the trpS gene encoding tryptophan--tRNA ligase, giving the protein MTQPHAIQPEKKRILTGDRPTAPLHLGHLVGSLQSRVRLQHEYDTFILLADVQAMTDNFADPARVRANVLEVALDYLAVGLDPRHCTFVIQSQVPEIAELTVFYLNLVTVSHLRQNPTVKTEIQQKGFGEAVPAGFFVYPVSQAADITAFGAHLVPVGDDQLPMIEQTREIVRRFGGLYAPVLTEPQALLSAFPRLPGLDGQTKMSKSQGNALFLGDSADEVKRKVMGMYTDPGHLRASDPGRVEGNPVFTYLDAFDPDRERVQALKDHYRRGGLGDVKVKSHLVDVLDGVLTPIRERRAEAARDAGAVMALLEAGTRRGREVAAQTMAQVRQAMGLDYFSA; this is encoded by the coding sequence ATGACCCAGCCCCACGCGATCCAGCCTGAGAAGAAACGCATCCTGACCGGCGACCGCCCCACCGCCCCGCTGCACCTGGGCCACCTGGTCGGCTCCCTGCAAAGCCGCGTGCGGCTTCAGCACGAGTACGACACGTTCATCCTGCTCGCGGACGTGCAGGCCATGACCGACAATTTCGCCGACCCGGCCCGCGTGCGCGCCAACGTGCTGGAAGTCGCCCTGGACTACCTGGCGGTGGGCCTGGACCCCCGGCACTGCACCTTCGTGATTCAGTCCCAGGTGCCGGAGATCGCGGAACTGACGGTGTTCTACCTGAACCTCGTGACGGTGTCGCACCTGCGGCAGAACCCCACCGTGAAAACCGAGATTCAGCAAAAGGGCTTCGGGGAGGCTGTGCCCGCCGGGTTCTTCGTGTACCCGGTGTCGCAGGCGGCCGACATCACCGCGTTCGGCGCGCACCTCGTGCCCGTTGGGGACGACCAGCTGCCCATGATCGAGCAGACCCGGGAGATCGTGCGGCGGTTTGGCGGCCTGTACGCCCCGGTCCTGACCGAACCGCAGGCGCTATTGAGCGCCTTTCCGCGCCTGCCGGGCCTGGACGGCCAGACCAAGATGAGTAAGTCCCAGGGCAACGCCCTGTTCCTGGGGGACAGCGCCGACGAGGTGAAGCGCAAGGTGATGGGCATGTACACCGACCCCGGGCACCTGCGCGCCAGCGACCCCGGCCGCGTGGAAGGCAACCCGGTGTTCACGTACCTGGACGCCTTCGACCCGGACCGGGAGCGCGTGCAGGCCCTGAAGGACCACTACCGGCGCGGCGGCCTGGGCGACGTGAAGGTCAAGTCCCATCTGGTGGACGTGCTGGACGGCGTCCTGACGCCCATCCGGGAGCGCCGGGCGGAGGCGGCCCGTGACGCGGGCGCGGTGATGGCGCTGCTGGAGGCCGGCACGCGGCGCGGGCGGGAGGTGGCGGCGCAGACCATGGCGCAGGTCCGGCAGGCGATGGGGCTGGACTACTTTTCCGCATAA
- a CDS encoding ammonium transporter: protein MTHKTLLPLAALLGGTALAQTAPPTLDSGDTAWMLMSAALVLLMTPGLAFFYGGLTRAQSVLNTMMMSVVSIGLVGVLWMLAGYTLAFGEGGNALIGGLSHLGLEGLAGQLTGTVPTYVFAAFQAMFAIIAVALISGAVVERMRFGAFVTFGALWSLLIYAPLAHWVWSADGWLFKDGALDFAGGTVIHISAGVSALVAARVLGPRLGYPRAAHVPHNVPLVLLGAGLLWFGWMGFNAGSALAAGQTAALAFITTLVAPAAAMLTWLAWEARQGKPTAVGAATGAVVGLVAITPACAFVSPWAALLIGVLGASASYWTLNLKTHLRADDTLDVFACHGVAGIVGALLTGALAWTTGSGKAVPEQLLTQAVSVVASLLYAGMGSFVLLKLVNVLTPLRVTATQELTGMDLHAHREQGYSQPETELGAPVFLGGD, encoded by the coding sequence ATGACCCACAAGACCCTGCTTCCCCTCGCCGCGCTGCTCGGCGGCACCGCCCTGGCCCAGACGGCGCCGCCCACCCTGGACAGCGGCGATACCGCCTGGATGCTCATGTCGGCCGCGCTGGTGCTGCTGATGACCCCGGGCCTCGCGTTCTTCTACGGCGGCCTGACCCGCGCGCAGAGCGTGCTGAACACCATGATGATGAGCGTCGTGTCCATCGGCCTGGTCGGCGTGCTGTGGATGCTCGCCGGGTACACCCTGGCCTTCGGAGAGGGGGGCAACGCCCTCATCGGCGGACTCTCGCACCTGGGCCTGGAGGGCCTGGCTGGGCAGCTGACCGGCACGGTGCCCACCTACGTGTTCGCGGCCTTCCAGGCGATGTTCGCGATCATCGCCGTGGCCTTGATCAGCGGCGCGGTCGTGGAACGCATGCGCTTCGGCGCGTTCGTGACCTTCGGGGCGCTGTGGAGCCTGCTGATCTACGCCCCGCTCGCCCACTGGGTCTGGAGCGCCGACGGCTGGCTGTTCAAGGACGGCGCGCTGGACTTCGCGGGCGGCACCGTCATTCACATCAGCGCCGGTGTGAGCGCCCTGGTCGCCGCCCGCGTCCTCGGGCCGCGCCTCGGCTACCCCCGGGCCGCGCACGTGCCACACAACGTGCCGCTGGTGCTGCTGGGCGCGGGCCTGCTGTGGTTCGGGTGGATGGGCTTCAACGCGGGCTCCGCGCTCGCTGCCGGGCAGACCGCGGCACTGGCCTTCATCACCACCCTGGTCGCCCCGGCCGCCGCGATGCTCACCTGGCTGGCGTGGGAGGCCCGGCAGGGCAAGCCCACCGCCGTGGGCGCCGCCACGGGCGCCGTGGTGGGCCTGGTCGCCATCACGCCCGCCTGCGCGTTCGTGAGCCCCTGGGCCGCCCTGCTGATCGGGGTGCTGGGCGCCAGCGCCAGCTACTGGACCCTGAACCTCAAGACGCACCTGCGCGCCGACGACACCCTGGACGTGTTTGCCTGCCACGGCGTGGCCGGCATCGTGGGGGCGCTGCTCACCGGGGCGCTCGCCTGGACGACCGGCAGCGGCAAGGCCGTGCCGGAGCAGCTGCTCACGCAGGCGGTGAGTGTCGTGGCCAGCCTGCTGTACGCCGGGATGGGGTCGTTCGTGCTGCTGAAACTGGTGAACGTGCTGACGCCGCTGCGCGTGACCGCCACGCAGGAACTCACGGGCATGGACCTGCACGCCCACCGCGAACAGGGCTACAGCCAGCCCGAGACGGAACTGGGCGCGCCCGTGTTCCTCGGCGGCGACTGA
- a CDS encoding thioesterase family protein — MQPIPAGFTQTLTVTVTDDMTVDFGELGRVHPVYATYWMAKHFEEAGRKIILPFLDAGEGGIGSQVDVTHTASALPGMQVTVTAVFERTEGRRVYATMRAVNELGDEIGTGTTTQVILPRARIDAGFDTLRERWAAHQAARPTP, encoded by the coding sequence ATGCAGCCCATTCCCGCCGGATTCACCCAGACCCTGACCGTGACCGTCACCGACGACATGACCGTGGACTTCGGCGAACTCGGCCGCGTGCACCCCGTGTACGCCACGTACTGGATGGCCAAACACTTCGAGGAAGCCGGCCGCAAGATCATCCTGCCCTTCCTGGACGCCGGCGAGGGCGGCATCGGGTCTCAGGTGGACGTCACGCACACCGCCTCGGCGCTGCCCGGCATGCAGGTCACCGTGACCGCCGTGTTCGAGCGCACGGAGGGCCGGCGCGTGTACGCCACCATGCGCGCCGTGAACGAACTCGGCGACGAGATCGGCACGGGCACCACCACCCAGGTGATTCTGCCGCGGGCTCGCATCGACGCGGGCTTTGACACCCTGCGGGAACGCTGGGCCGCGCACCAGGCCGCCCGGCCCACCCCCTGA
- the mutY gene encoding A/G-specific adenine glycosylase: MSSLSGPPEPALDVPAFRAALLAWFDAHARPLPWRAGAEGRRDPYRVWVSEILLQQTQVARGLTYYDRFLTAFPTVQALAAAPEAAVLKAWEGCGYYARARNLHRAAKLVAEQGFPDSYAGWLALPGVGPYTAAAISSLTRNEARAVNDGNVRRVLARVHAESTPTDRWVQARADDLLDPARPGAWNEAVMDLGATVCTPRRPNCARCPVSAHCRAFRQGDPTRYPAPKVRAAVREIRAVALLIGDAHAAVLERRDGTLLGGLMGLPMEELAAGETPAAALARLGARLNAVPGAELGVVTHGMTHRRLHVHVHTGTADLPRTPVSSAALSRLDAKAVALYAERQTSLFPPA; encoded by the coding sequence GTGAGTTCGCTGTCCGGTCCGCCTGAACCCGCCCTGGACGTCCCCGCGTTCCGGGCGGCGCTTCTGGCGTGGTTCGACGCGCACGCCCGCCCGCTGCCCTGGCGGGCCGGCGCCGAGGGCCGGCGCGACCCGTACCGCGTGTGGGTCTCGGAGATCCTGCTGCAGCAGACGCAGGTGGCGCGCGGCCTGACCTACTACGACCGTTTCCTCACCGCCTTCCCGACCGTGCAGGCCCTCGCCGCCGCCCCCGAGGCGGCCGTGCTGAAGGCCTGGGAGGGCTGCGGGTATTACGCCCGCGCCCGGAACCTTCACCGCGCCGCGAAGCTCGTGGCCGAGCAGGGCTTCCCGGACTCGTACGCCGGCTGGCTGGCCCTGCCGGGCGTGGGGCCGTACACCGCCGCCGCGATCAGCAGCCTCACGCGGAACGAGGCGCGCGCCGTGAACGACGGCAACGTCCGCCGCGTCCTGGCCCGCGTGCACGCCGAGTCCACGCCCACGGACCGCTGGGTGCAGGCCCGCGCGGACGACCTGCTCGACCCGGCCCGGCCCGGCGCCTGGAACGAGGCCGTGATGGACCTCGGCGCGACCGTGTGCACCCCCAGACGCCCGAACTGCGCGCGTTGCCCCGTCAGCGCGCACTGCCGCGCGTTCCGGCAGGGGGACCCCACCCGCTACCCCGCCCCGAAGGTCCGCGCCGCCGTCCGGGAGATTCGCGCGGTGGCGCTGCTGATCGGTGACGCCCACGCCGCCGTGCTGGAACGCCGCGACGGCACCCTGCTGGGCGGCCTGATGGGCCTCCCCATGGAAGAACTGGCGGCCGGGGAGACGCCCGCCGCGGCGCTGGCCCGCCTGGGCGCCCGCCTGAACGCCGTGCCCGGTGCTGAACTGGGCGTGGTCACGCACGGCATGACGCACCGCCGCCTGCACGTGCACGTGCACACCGGCACGGCCGACCTGCCCCGCACGCCGGTCAGCAGCGCGGCTCTCTCCCGCCTGGATGCCAAGGCCGTGGCCCTGTACGCCGAGCGGCAGACCAGCCTGTTTCCCCCCGCATAA
- a CDS encoding M42 family metallopeptidase: MATTDLRLDVLMQLSDLPGVPGQEDRVREFLLRELDGLADSVRVDAMGNVIAHRAAHAGKGKKKAADPERVMISAHMDEIGFLVRFVDDKGFLRVQALGGFDTRNLFARNVTVHTRGGPLPGIMQPGGKPVHVASAEERKKIPEVREFFIDLGLDGEEAQRRVRIGDMVTLDQTARQVGRFVTGKAMDDRACVFLLLELLRHLKGRKLRHDLYAVFSVQEEVGLRGAITAAYGVEPTIGVGLDVTLAIDGLGGAPDEAVTRMGEGIAIKVFDSTMISTRWLVDEFYDLAQKEGIRTQLEVLPLGGTDGAAIQRSRAGVPTITLSVPTRYIHTVQESVQEDDLRAGVDLLAAYLS, encoded by the coding sequence GTGGCGACAACTGATCTCAGGCTGGACGTGTTGATGCAGCTCTCGGACCTTCCCGGCGTGCCCGGGCAGGAGGACCGCGTGCGGGAATTCCTGCTGCGCGAACTGGACGGACTGGCGGACTCCGTGCGGGTGGACGCGATGGGCAACGTGATCGCGCACCGCGCCGCGCACGCCGGCAAGGGCAAGAAGAAGGCCGCGGACCCGGAGCGCGTGATGATCTCCGCGCACATGGACGAGATCGGCTTCCTGGTCCGGTTCGTGGACGACAAGGGCTTCCTGCGCGTGCAGGCGCTGGGCGGGTTTGACACCCGCAACCTATTCGCGCGCAACGTGACCGTGCACACCCGTGGCGGCCCCCTGCCCGGCATCATGCAGCCCGGCGGCAAGCCCGTGCACGTGGCCTCCGCCGAGGAACGCAAGAAGATCCCCGAGGTCCGCGAGTTCTTCATCGACCTGGGCCTGGACGGCGAGGAAGCGCAGCGCCGCGTGCGCATCGGCGACATGGTCACGCTGGACCAGACGGCCCGGCAGGTGGGCCGCTTCGTGACCGGCAAGGCCATGGACGACCGCGCCTGCGTGTTCCTGCTGCTGGAACTCTTGCGGCACCTCAAGGGTCGCAAGCTGCGGCACGACCTGTACGCGGTGTTCAGCGTGCAGGAGGAAGTGGGCCTGCGCGGCGCGATCACCGCGGCGTACGGCGTGGAGCCCACCATCGGCGTGGGCCTGGACGTCACGCTCGCCATCGACGGGCTGGGCGGCGCGCCGGACGAGGCCGTGACCCGCATGGGCGAGGGCATCGCCATCAAGGTGTTCGACTCCACCATGATCAGCACCCGCTGGCTGGTGGACGAGTTCTACGACCTCGCGCAGAAAGAAGGCATCCGCACGCAACTGGAGGTGCTGCCGCTGGGCGGCACGGACGGCGCCGCCATCCAGCGCAGCCGCGCGGGCGTGCCCACCATCACCCTGAGCGTGCCCACGCGCTACATCCACACCGTGCAGGAGTCCGTGCAAGAGGACGACCTGCGCGCCGGCGTGGACCTGCTCGCCGCGTACCTGAGCTGA